In Anaerolineales bacterium, the following proteins share a genomic window:
- a CDS encoding peptidyl-alpha-hydroxyglycine alpha-amidating lyase family protein, with protein sequence MKYLYRILLAFLLLICAAWLAKKIQVSHPPSGEPYQVVPNWPRLPGGMRIGQVSGIGINSSGDVVVFHRADRVWGGEDFGLDFISSPTIFVLDDETGELIDSWGEDMFVIPHGLTIDHDDSLWLTDVGLHQVLKFDSSGNLLMTLGERGVAGNDNDHFNQPTDVAIAQDGSFYVSDGYGNSRISKFSPSGEFIASWGTFGNNPAQFDTPHSIALDPAGNVYVADRGNARLQIFDSNGNFIGEWKSSALGRPWAVRIDANGDIFIVDGGDQSQFWPDRARILKVDPAGNILASFGSYGSAPGQFIWPHAIALGNDGTLYVGEVATGMRIQKFKPAK encoded by the coding sequence ATGAAATATCTCTATCGCATCCTCCTTGCCTTTCTTCTGCTGATTTGCGCCGCTTGGCTTGCGAAGAAAATCCAAGTTTCACATCCTCCGAGTGGAGAACCATATCAAGTAGTCCCGAATTGGCCCCGCTTGCCTGGCGGGATGAGAATTGGTCAGGTTTCTGGTATCGGCATAAATTCAAGCGGCGACGTGGTCGTCTTTCACCGCGCAGACCGCGTTTGGGGCGGAGAGGATTTTGGATTGGACTTTATCTCCTCCCCCACAATATTCGTTCTCGATGATGAAACAGGCGAACTGATTGACAGTTGGGGCGAAGATATGTTTGTCATCCCACATGGTTTGACGATAGACCACGATGATAGTCTCTGGCTGACCGACGTAGGGTTGCATCAAGTTCTAAAATTCGATTCATCTGGCAACCTGCTGATGACTCTCGGGGAACGCGGCGTTGCGGGAAACGACAACGATCATTTCAACCAACCCACCGACGTGGCGATCGCGCAAGACGGTTCTTTTTACGTCAGCGATGGATATGGCAACAGTCGCATTTCCAAGTTCTCGCCAAGCGGAGAATTTATCGCGAGTTGGGGAACATTTGGAAACAACCCTGCTCAATTCGATACGCCTCACAGCATCGCCCTCGACCCCGCAGGCAACGTCTATGTGGCTGATCGGGGGAATGCCCGCCTGCAAATTTTCGATTCGAATGGAAACTTTATCGGCGAATGGAAATCGTCCGCGTTGGGAAGACCGTGGGCAGTTCGCATTGACGCAAACGGGGACATTTTCATTGTGGACGGCGGCGATCAATCGCAATTCTGGCCCGATCGCGCGCGCATCCTCAAAGTAGACCCCGCGGGAAACATACTCGCATCATTTGGTTCGTATGGCAGCGCGCCAGGTCAATTCATTTGGCCCCACGCCATTGCATTGGGAAATGACGGAACGCTATACGTCGGTGAAGTTGCAACAGGCATGAGAATTCAGAAATTCAAGCCAGCCAAATGA
- a CDS encoding FAD-dependent thymidylate synthase, with protein MPNREIYLLSPRALSPETIAVAFAKTSRAPESFRDIAAELSDEKSAQFHEKWVVGYGHASVAEHAILHIAFENVSRIAIESIESNRLASYTEKSTRYQRWGQDDFTIPPELDSHPLRLEFVDTIRFLFRTYAESLDPVRTLIFERFPRRENEKDEAWDRRIRSKYVDVCRFLLPAAALANVGMTANARVIENTIRKMLSHELAEVREIGAAVKEVSKAETPTLVKYADVVPYLTETTRELGELEIGDWNVEIGKWCSLIDYDKDGEKKVLASSLFRFGEMAYADALNYVERLSEGEKEKLAETLLGKLGKFDVPLRELEYSTYTFDLVMDQGAYAEFKRHRMMTQTPQRLTTRLGYATPLLIGEAGFQSAYEAAMESASQMFEKLHAFNPAVAQYVVPNGFNRRVLAQFNLREAFAFCQLRSASNAHFSIRRVAQKIYEEMRRVHPLLTKYMKLHEETWQGVEEGHFSEV; from the coding sequence ATGCCCAACCGTGAAATTTATTTACTCTCGCCGCGCGCGCTCAGCCCTGAAACCATCGCGGTCGCTTTTGCGAAAACTTCGCGCGCGCCCGAATCCTTCCGCGATATTGCCGCCGAACTCAGCGACGAAAAGTCGGCGCAGTTCCATGAGAAGTGGGTGGTGGGCTACGGTCACGCGTCGGTGGCGGAACATGCGATTCTGCACATCGCCTTCGAAAACGTTTCTCGCATTGCCATCGAAAGCATCGAGTCAAACCGACTCGCCTCGTACACCGAAAAATCCACGCGCTACCAAAGATGGGGACAAGACGACTTCACGATTCCGCCCGAACTAGATTCGCATCCTCTCCGCCTCGAATTTGTAGACACCATCCGCTTCCTCTTTCGGACGTATGCCGAATCGCTCGACCCCGTGCGGACTCTCATCTTCGAGCGCTTCCCGCGCCGCGAGAACGAAAAGGATGAGGCTTGGGATCGCCGCATCCGCTCGAAATATGTGGACGTGTGCCGCTTCCTCCTTCCCGCCGCCGCATTAGCAAACGTGGGCATGACCGCCAACGCGCGCGTCATCGAGAACACGATTCGCAAGATGCTCTCGCATGAATTAGCCGAAGTCCGTGAGATCGGCGCGGCAGTGAAGGAAGTTTCCAAAGCTGAGACGCCGACATTGGTGAAGTATGCCGATGTTGTGCCGTATTTGACAGAAACAACGAGAGAATTAGGAGAATTGGAGATTGGAGATTGGAACGTAGAAATTGGAAAGTGGTGTAGTTTGATTGATTACGATAAAGACGGGGAGAAGAAAGTTTTAGCATCCTCGTTATTTCGGTTTGGCGAAATGGCTTACGCGGATGCGCTAAATTATGTTGAGAGATTGAGCGAAGGAGAAAAAGAAAAACTCGCTGAGACCTTGTTGGGCAAACTCGGCAAATTCGATGTCCCTCTGCGTGAGTTGGAATATTCCACCTACACCTTCGACCTTGTGATGGATCAAGGCGCGTACGCGGAGTTCAAACGTCACCGCATGATGACGCAGACGCCGCAGAGACTGACGACGCGGCTGGGGTACGCGACTCCTCTGCTGATCGGCGAGGCAGGCTTCCAGTCCGCGTATGAAGCGGCGATGGAGTCCGCTTCACAGATGTTCGAGAAGTTGCACGCGTTCAATCCAGCCGTCGCGCAATATGTCGTCCCCAATGGATTCAATCGCCGCGTGTTGGCGCAATTCAATTTGCGAGAAGCGTTTGCGTTTTGTCAATTACGTTCTGCATCAAATGCACATTTCTCGATTCGACGCGTCGCGCAGAAAATTTACGAAGAGATGCGGCGCGTGCATCCGCTATTGACGAAGTACATGAAACTGCACGAAGAAACCTGGCAGGGGGTTGAGGAAGGTCATTTTTCAGAAGTCTAG
- a CDS encoding metal-dependent hydrolase: protein MPQNGIHAMVGVAARKWAPQREWLALGLVLGSMFPDLDNLAVAYATLTGGDTHGLHRTFTHSVFTILAAVILFYIVGAATKNQKWNNFGLGFGAGILMHILVDLVIWFNGVEMFWPLGGEVNFWSWFTVPAWLNVILETGEFLMFGLYFFMLISLSLKNGTDADKRDATKTWAYIELALFIVFLPLFFMIGAKGLPYTIFGALYLVSLIVGMVLTIRMRKTIETV from the coding sequence ATGCCACAAAATGGAATTCATGCAATGGTCGGCGTCGCGGCTCGCAAATGGGCGCCGCAACGCGAATGGTTGGCTCTGGGTTTGGTGTTGGGAAGCATGTTCCCCGATCTCGATAATTTAGCGGTCGCCTACGCCACGTTGACTGGCGGCGACACACACGGTTTGCACCGCACGTTCACGCACAGCGTTTTCACGATCCTTGCGGCTGTGATCCTGTTTTACATCGTTGGCGCCGCGACGAAAAACCAAAAGTGGAATAACTTCGGGCTTGGTTTTGGCGCGGGCATTCTCATGCACATTCTGGTCGATCTTGTCATCTGGTTCAACGGCGTCGAGATGTTCTGGCCCCTCGGCGGTGAAGTCAATTTTTGGAGTTGGTTCACGGTCCCAGCGTGGTTGAATGTCATTCTGGAAACGGGCGAGTTCTTGATGTTCGGCTTGTATTTTTTCATGCTTATCAGCCTCTCGCTCAAAAACGGCACAGATGCGGACAAGCGAGACGCGACCAAAACTTGGGCGTACATCGAATTGGCGTTGTTCATCGTGTTCCTGCCGCTGTTCTTCATGATTGGGGCGAAAGGATTGCCGTATACCATCTTCGGCGCGTTATATCTTGTCTCATTGATCGTCGGCATGGTATTGACGATACGAATGCGAAAAACGATTGAGACGGTTTGA
- a CDS encoding bifunctional riboflavin kinase/FAD synthetase, producing the protein MKHYHSLEEISLQNSWVAVGVFDGAHRGHQELIKKLTAGAHENQLPAVVVTFDPHPSKVFGRGEVKLLTLPDERAEILRDMGVDVVITHPFNKEVANVTAFDFMQRLKSRLGLSRLILGYDSALGKNREGNIPRLTEIGAELGYAVETVSAIGDESGVISSTAIRKLVAVGKVEEAAQLMGRPYRLRGPVVRGDQRGRTIGFPTANVDYSMDKLIPPNGIYACWGKINNEKFKAAVNIGVNPTFTPDKKSINVEAYLLDFDREIYGESLELEFVSRLRDELKFDSVESLVEQIGRDVEQTRTTLRTE; encoded by the coding sequence ATGAAACACTATCATTCGCTGGAAGAAATCTCTTTGCAAAACTCATGGGTGGCGGTGGGCGTTTTCGACGGCGCGCATCGCGGGCACCAGGAACTCATCAAAAAATTAACGGCGGGCGCGCACGAAAATCAATTGCCTGCGGTCGTGGTGACGTTCGACCCGCATCCCTCCAAAGTCTTCGGACGCGGCGAGGTCAAGTTGTTGACTCTCCCCGACGAGCGCGCAGAAATCCTCAGAGACATGGGCGTGGATGTGGTCATTACGCACCCGTTCAACAAGGAGGTGGCGAACGTCACCGCCTTCGATTTCATGCAACGCCTCAAATCCCGATTGGGGCTGAGTCGCCTCATCCTCGGCTACGACTCCGCCTTGGGCAAAAACCGCGAGGGAAATATTCCACGCTTGACAGAGATCGGCGCGGAGTTGGGCTATGCCGTCGAAACCGTATCAGCCATCGGTGATGAAAGCGGCGTGATCTCGTCCACAGCGATTCGCAAGTTGGTCGCAGTCGGCAAAGTGGAAGAAGCCGCGCAGTTGATGGGACGTCCCTATCGCCTGCGCGGACCCGTTGTACGCGGCGACCAGCGCGGTCGCACGATCGGATTCCCGACGGCGAACGTTGATTATTCGATGGATAAACTCATTCCGCCCAATGGGATTTACGCATGTTGGGGAAAAATCAATAACGAGAAATTCAAGGCTGCCGTCAACATCGGCGTGAACCCCACCTTCACGCCCGACAAAAAATCCATCAACGTTGAGGCATACCTGCTCGACTTCGACCGTGAAATTTATGGCGAGAGTCTCGAACTCGAATTCGTGTCGCGCCTACGCGATGAATTGAAATTCGACTCGGTGGAGTCGCTGGTTGAGCAGATCGGGCGTGACGTGGAACAGACGCGCACAACATTGAGAACGGAATGA
- the truB gene encoding tRNA pseudouridine(55) synthase TruB, whose product MNSQDMKNAISGVLVVDKPVGMTSHDVVQAIRNGTGLRRAGHTGTLDPRASGVLVILVGPAVRLSEYVSASDKRYQAIIRLGGKTDTFDAEGRVTPSTQPVNVTESQFEEVLKTFVGEIEQTPPPYSAVKVQGRKAYEMARQGEPVELAPRKITVHHLEVLEWAPPEVVIDVHCSSGTYVRSLANDLGEKLGCGAYLVGLRRTKSGRFSLRDATPLRKLQEAFTAGNWYQYLIPAAEALGDWPAIELSPDEVEGVRHGHRVKAIEDTQVGDRVRGVSTQGELVALMECLVGEDGSLMWQPKKVFFTNDA is encoded by the coding sequence ATGAACAGTCAAGATATGAAAAACGCCATCTCCGGCGTCCTAGTGGTGGACAAGCCCGTAGGCATGACCTCTCACGACGTTGTACAAGCGATCCGAAATGGGACAGGCTTGCGCCGCGCAGGGCATACCGGAACCTTGGACCCGCGCGCCTCGGGCGTGCTGGTGATTTTGGTCGGTCCCGCCGTGCGGTTGAGCGAATATGTTTCCGCATCGGATAAACGCTATCAAGCGATCATCCGATTGGGCGGCAAGACCGATACCTTCGACGCGGAAGGGCGGGTGACTCCGTCTACCCAGCCGGTGAATGTGACCGAATCGCAATTTGAAGAAGTGTTGAAAACTTTCGTCGGCGAGATCGAGCAAACTCCGCCGCCGTATTCCGCCGTCAAAGTGCAGGGGCGCAAAGCCTACGAAATGGCGCGGCAAGGCGAGCCGGTAGAACTTGCGCCACGCAAGATCACCGTGCATCACCTCGAAGTGTTGGAATGGGCGCCGCCCGAAGTAGTTATTGACGTGCATTGTTCGTCTGGCACGTATGTCCGATCTCTGGCGAACGATCTCGGCGAAAAGCTTGGATGTGGCGCGTATCTTGTCGGTTTGCGCCGCACCAAAAGCGGACGTTTCTCATTGCGCGACGCGACTCCGCTTCGCAAATTACAGGAAGCCTTCACTGCGGGTAATTGGTATCAATATCTCATCCCTGCCGCCGAAGCGCTCGGCGATTGGCCCGCCATCGAACTCAGCCCCGACGAAGTGGAAGGCGTGAGGCATGGTCACCGCGTCAAAGCGATAGAAGACACACAAGTTGGAGATCGTGTGCGCGGCGTCAGCACGCAAGGCGAACTCGTCGCATTGATGGAATGTCTCGTCGGCGAAGACGGAAGCCTGATGTGGCAACCCAAGAAAGTCTTTTTCACCAACGACGCGTGA
- a CDS encoding DHH family phosphoesterase, with protein MAIKKRLKKSQHVLIASHVRPDGDAIGSLLGLGLALKDAGKTVQMVLVDGVSSYKYLEGSELVVREPKEGFDTFITVDCADFKRVGKAFEKFAQPDINIDHHKTNEQFGKLNLIEAEEVATAAILTNYLPKWGFEITKPIAAALLVGIVTDTLGFRTSNTNPSALRLCAKLMETGADLSDLYMRSLVRKTFPAAKYWGSGLSKMEQKGGIVWATLTLEDRKRAGYGGNDDADLINMISAIDGNKVGMIFVEQNDNHVKISWRALVDGVDVSKVAKHFQGGGHAAAAGADIPGALNEVLLVVLKTTREILGLI; from the coding sequence GTGGCAATCAAAAAACGGCTAAAAAAATCACAGCACGTGTTGATCGCGTCGCACGTCCGCCCGGACGGTGACGCGATCGGTTCGCTCCTTGGTTTAGGTCTGGCATTGAAAGATGCGGGCAAAACTGTGCAGATGGTCCTCGTGGATGGAGTCTCCTCCTACAAATATCTCGAAGGGAGCGAACTGGTCGTCCGTGAGCCGAAAGAGGGATTCGACACCTTCATCACCGTAGATTGCGCCGATTTCAAACGTGTGGGGAAAGCCTTTGAGAAATTCGCCCAACCCGATATCAACATTGACCATCACAAAACTAACGAGCAATTCGGTAAATTGAATCTCATCGAAGCCGAAGAAGTGGCGACCGCCGCGATCCTGACCAACTATTTGCCGAAGTGGGGATTTGAGATCACGAAGCCAATCGCCGCCGCGTTGTTGGTCGGAATTGTGACCGATACGCTGGGCTTCCGCACTTCGAACACGAATCCCTCCGCGCTGAGGCTGTGCGCCAAATTGATGGAGACTGGCGCCGATCTTTCCGACTTGTACATGCGCTCGCTTGTGCGTAAGACTTTCCCTGCCGCAAAATATTGGGGCAGCGGCTTATCGAAGATGGAGCAGAAGGGCGGCATCGTTTGGGCAACGCTGACCCTCGAAGACCGCAAACGCGCCGGCTACGGCGGCAACGACGACGCGGACTTGATCAACATGATCTCCGCGATTGACGGGAACAAAGTAGGTATGATTTTCGTCGAACAAAACGACAATCATGTCAAGATTTCGTGGCGCGCGCTCGTGGATGGCGTGGATGTATCGAAAGTGGCGAAGCATTTTCAGGGGGGTGGTCATGCCGCCGCTGCCGGGGCAGATATCCCCGGCGCGTTGAACGAAGTGTTGCTGGTGGTACTTAAGACTACGAGAGAAATATTAGGTCTTATCTAA
- the rbfA gene encoding 30S ribosome-binding factor RbfA gives MPSGIRLQRIADRIRQELSEMLIREISDPRLQQIFVTDVKVDKELAYADVYVSALEGTERSKDVLSGLESASGFLRRTLAHRVELRAFPRLRFHWDVTPENADHIEKLLAELRNKK, from the coding sequence ATGCCTTCAGGTATCCGTCTTCAACGCATCGCGGACCGCATCCGCCAGGAACTCTCGGAAATGTTAATCCGCGAGATCAGCGACCCGCGCTTGCAACAAATTTTCGTTACCGACGTAAAAGTGGATAAGGAACTCGCCTACGCGGACGTGTACGTCTCTGCTCTCGAAGGGACAGAACGCTCGAAAGACGTTCTTTCCGGACTTGAGTCTGCCTCCGGTTTCCTGCGGCGGACTCTCGCCCACCGAGTCGAACTGCGCGCTTTTCCGCGTTTGCGCTTCCACTGGGATGTGACGCCGGAGAACGCCGACCATATCGAAAAACTGCTGGCGGAATTGCGAAACAAGAAATAA
- the infB gene encoding translation initiation factor IF-2 has product MSSNGTKVELPVSIVVRDLAQKIEKSPIDLIKKLMTNGVMATINQSVDFDTAAIVVAEYGFEAIPEVVEEVKVETGEVPLWRQMIAGEDSSQLKARPPVVTILGHVDHGKTSLLDAIRQTDVAAGEAGGITQHIGAYQVEKKGRLITFLDTPGHAAFTQMRARGAQGADIVVLVVAADDGVMPQTREAIAHAKAARVPIMVALNKIDRPNANVDRVKQQLAEQELVPDDWGGNTMVIPVSAKQKQGIDDLLEGILLVADNTEIKANPSGKVIGTVIEAEVDKTKGVVATLLVQNGTLEASDVVVAGVAHGKLRALSDFKGKPVKKAGPSTPVSVLGLSDVPSAGDLFEVVDSDKEARAIVAERVEAAKTQAQAKKKVSLEDLFANVQAGEAKELNLIVKADVQGSLDPIISELNKLGAGEIGIKIIYAETGNIGENDVMLASSSKAIAIGFNVQAEVSARKLAEKEGVDIRLYEIIYRMTEDIEKALKGMLEPEVKEKVIGRAQVLQVFSASKFGKVAGCRVTDGELRRNAKVKLYRGADLVYEGDMGSLRHEKEDVKEIKQGYECGVGFKGFNDIQPGDQLICYVLEKS; this is encoded by the coding sequence ATGAGCAGCAACGGAACTAAAGTTGAATTGCCGGTCAGCATTGTGGTGCGCGACCTGGCTCAGAAGATCGAAAAAAGCCCGATTGACCTGATCAAAAAATTGATGACCAACGGCGTGATGGCTACCATTAATCAGTCGGTGGATTTTGACACCGCCGCGATCGTGGTGGCTGAATATGGCTTTGAAGCGATTCCCGAAGTAGTCGAAGAAGTAAAAGTCGAGACTGGCGAAGTTCCGCTCTGGCGGCAGATGATCGCGGGCGAGGATTCTTCGCAGTTGAAGGCGCGTCCGCCGGTGGTGACCATCCTCGGTCACGTGGATCATGGCAAAACCAGCCTGCTTGACGCGATCCGCCAAACGGATGTGGCGGCGGGGGAGGCGGGCGGCATCACCCAACACATCGGCGCGTATCAGGTGGAGAAAAAAGGACGGCTGATTACCTTCCTCGATACACCCGGTCACGCGGCGTTCACGCAGATGAGGGCGCGCGGCGCGCAGGGAGCGGATATCGTCGTGCTGGTGGTCGCGGCGGACGATGGAGTCATGCCGCAGACGCGTGAGGCAATCGCTCATGCGAAAGCGGCGCGGGTTCCCATCATGGTGGCGCTCAACAAGATTGACAGACCCAACGCCAACGTGGACCGCGTCAAACAGCAACTTGCCGAACAGGAACTTGTTCCTGACGATTGGGGCGGCAACACGATGGTGATTCCAGTCTCTGCCAAACAAAAGCAAGGCATTGACGATTTGCTTGAGGGCATCTTGCTTGTGGCGGATAACACCGAGATCAAGGCGAATCCCTCCGGCAAGGTCATCGGCACGGTCATCGAAGCCGAAGTGGATAAAACGAAAGGCGTGGTCGCCACTCTTCTCGTTCAAAATGGAACGCTCGAAGCGAGCGATGTGGTTGTGGCGGGTGTCGCTCACGGCAAACTCCGCGCGCTGTCAGATTTCAAAGGCAAACCGGTGAAGAAGGCTGGTCCCTCTACGCCTGTCTCCGTTTTGGGTTTGAGCGACGTGCCGTCTGCGGGCGATCTGTTTGAAGTGGTGGACTCCGACAAGGAGGCGCGCGCCATCGTCGCGGAGCGCGTGGAAGCGGCGAAGACACAGGCGCAAGCGAAGAAGAAAGTTTCGCTCGAAGATTTGTTCGCAAACGTGCAAGCGGGCGAGGCGAAAGAGTTGAACCTGATCGTCAAAGCCGACGTGCAAGGCTCGCTCGACCCGATCATTTCGGAGTTGAACAAACTCGGCGCGGGCGAGATCGGCATCAAGATCATCTACGCCGAAACCGGCAACATCGGCGAAAACGACGTGATGCTCGCTTCCTCCTCGAAAGCGATCGCCATTGGCTTCAACGTGCAGGCGGAAGTTTCTGCCCGCAAACTTGCCGAAAAAGAAGGCGTGGATATCCGCCTCTACGAAATCATCTATCGCATGACCGAAGATATCGAGAAAGCCCTCAAGGGTATGCTCGAACCGGAAGTGAAGGAAAAAGTCATCGGTCGCGCGCAGGTGTTGCAGGTTTTCTCCGCCTCGAAGTTCGGCAAAGTCGCGGGCTGCCGCGTCACCGATGGCGAACTGCGCCGCAATGCAAAGGTAAAACTGTATCGCGGCGCCGACCTCGTCTACGAAGGCGACATGGGCTCTTTGCGACACGAAAAGGAAGACGTCAAGGAGATCAAGCAAGGTTACGAGTGCGGCGTCGGTTTCAAAGGCTTCAACGACATCCAGCCCGGCGATCAGTTAATCTGCTACGTGTTGGAGAAATCGTAA
- a CDS encoding YlxR family protein, translating to MTKNPVQRVKHVPQRTCVGCREVLPKRQMIRIVRTAEGLKVDSSGKLAGRGAYLHDRRACWERGLKGALAHALKTNLTEDDRTRLEEFMKTLPADAETADSPM from the coding sequence ATGACGAAGAATCCTGTTCAACGTGTGAAGCATGTGCCCCAACGGACGTGTGTGGGCTGTCGCGAGGTTTTGCCCAAGCGACAGATGATCCGCATTGTGCGCACGGCGGAAGGCTTGAAAGTGGATTCGTCCGGGAAACTCGCCGGGCGCGGAGCCTACTTGCATGACCGCCGCGCGTGTTGGGAACGAGGCTTGAAAGGCGCGCTCGCGCACGCGTTGAAAACGAACTTGACCGAAGATGATCGAACTCGGCTGGAAGAATTTATGAAAACTCTGCCCGCAGATGCAGAGACGGCGGATAGCCCGATGTAG
- the nusA gene encoding transcription termination factor NusA → MSKNEFALAFNEVLEEKQLSREVILGAIESAMASAYRRAVNASTAQHVEAKIDLETGKVLVFAEKEVVEDIMEPKTEVLLEEARKVNPEAQLGDMVVVETTPADFGRVAAQTARQVIQQRIREAERSNQMQYFERQVGEIVSGIVQATNAQSTTLGLDMKAEGILPANQRIPGERFKQHERVRAVVLEVKDGSRGPQIILSRGHRNFLRRLLENEVPEIYHGVVEIRAIAREPGARAKVAVMATQAGVDPVGACVGIKGVRIQAIVKELHDEKIDIIQWDQDPVTYISKAISPARVNGVYVSAAEDNKTATVVVQEDQLSLAIGRDGQNARLAAKLTGWRIDIKSLTEAAGDAVKKLQSDAALAEMLPAAVELIPSIEEILAKKAENRPITPEEYSSLGQFVDRVEKRTIQIKEEAARAEEEAAGVHPDIPTAAFGMPLDQAGIKEHTYNILVEAGFDTVGSLMATLKADPNRVLGLAGIGPKAMQNIEEALAALQFPEPLPADVAAEPTVEAESQPEALPVEVMPPTEKQISPKKEARKVVEEEEDEHAKDGVSLDELFAMKPEIFQSAGADDDESGDKKKGKKGKKKAVTLEFDEERGEVVSRKKHKRGEDGFSEDE, encoded by the coding sequence ATGTCCAAGAACGAATTTGCCCTTGCCTTCAACGAAGTGTTGGAGGAAAAACAACTCTCCAGGGAGGTGATCCTTGGGGCAATCGAATCCGCGATGGCGTCTGCCTATCGGCGGGCTGTCAACGCGTCTACCGCGCAACACGTCGAAGCCAAAATTGATTTGGAAACCGGCAAGGTGCTGGTCTTTGCCGAAAAAGAAGTCGTCGAAGACATCATGGAGCCGAAGACCGAAGTCTTGCTCGAAGAAGCGCGCAAGGTGAATCCCGAAGCGCAACTCGGCGATATGGTGGTTGTGGAAACAACGCCCGCAGACTTTGGCCGAGTCGCCGCGCAGACTGCTCGGCAAGTGATTCAACAACGCATCCGCGAAGCGGAACGCTCGAATCAGATGCAATATTTTGAACGACAGGTCGGCGAGATCGTCAGCGGTATCGTTCAAGCGACGAACGCGCAATCCACAACGCTGGGCTTGGATATGAAAGCCGAAGGCATTCTGCCCGCCAACCAGCGAATCCCGGGCGAGCGCTTCAAACAGCACGAACGCGTCCGCGCGGTGGTGTTGGAAGTGAAGGACGGCTCACGCGGACCGCAGATCATTCTCTCGCGTGGGCATCGAAACTTCTTGCGGCGCCTGCTCGAAAACGAAGTGCCTGAAATTTATCACGGCGTGGTCGAGATCCGCGCCATTGCGCGTGAACCCGGTGCGCGCGCCAAAGTCGCTGTGATGGCGACGCAGGCGGGCGTGGACCCGGTCGGCGCGTGCGTGGGCATCAAGGGCGTGCGCATTCAAGCCATCGTCAAAGAATTGCACGATGAAAAGATCGACATCATCCAGTGGGACCAAGACCCCGTTACTTACATTTCAAAAGCCATCAGCCCGGCGCGCGTGAACGGCGTATATGTTTCGGCAGCGGAAGATAACAAGACCGCAACCGTCGTCGTTCAGGAAGACCAGTTGAGTCTCGCGATTGGACGCGATGGACAAAATGCGCGGCTCGCCGCGAAACTCACCGGCTGGCGCATCGACATCAAATCGCTTACCGAAGCCGCGGGCGACGCGGTCAAGAAATTACAATCCGATGCGGCGCTCGCTGAGATGTTGCCTGCCGCAGTCGAGTTGATTCCGTCTATCGAAGAAATCCTCGCGAAGAAGGCGGAGAATCGCCCGATTACGCCGGAGGAATACTCCTCGCTTGGTCAATTCGTTGACCGCGTCGAGAAGCGCACGATTCAAATCAAAGAAGAAGCGGCGCGCGCCGAAGAAGAAGCGGCGGGCGTGCATCCCGACATTCCGACGGCGGCGTTTGGTATGCCGCTCGATCAGGCGGGCATCAAAGAACACACGTACAACATTCTCGTCGAGGCTGGCTTCGACACGGTCGGCAGTTTGATGGCGACTTTGAAAGCCGACCCCAACCGCGTTCTTGGACTCGCTGGCATTGGACCGAAAGCCATGCAGAATATCGAAGAGGCGCTCGCCGCGCTTCAATTCCCCGAACCGCTTCCTGCCGACGTGGCGGCTGAGCCGACCGTGGAAGCCGAATCGCAGCCCGAGGCGCTTCCGGTGGAGGTCATGCCGCCTACGGAGAAGCAGATTTCCCCGAAGAAAGAAGCGAGGAAAGTCGTCGAGGAAGAGGAAGACGAGCACGCGAAAGACGGCGTCTCGCTCGATGAATTGTTCGCCATGAAGCCGGAGATCTTCCAATCTGCAGGCGCCGACGACGATGAGTCGGGCGACAAGAAGAAAGGCAAGAAAGGCAAGAAGAAGGCTGTGACCCTCGAGTTCGACGAGGAGCGCGGCGAAGTGGTCAGCCGCAAGAAACACAAACGCGGCGAAGATGGTTTTAGCGAGGACGAGTAA